ttatttgtgacatttgtgggaaAGCATTTTCTAAAAAGAGCAATTTAAGCAGTCACCAAAGAAgtcacactggagagaaaccatttgtttgtgacgttTGTGGAAAAGCCTATTCGACTAAACGTGGAATGAAAGACCATaagcgtgtccacactggagaaagACCATTTGTTTGTGGGATTTGTGGATTAgatttttcaagtaaaaacaccctgATTCGCCACATGAGAACCCACACGGGAAAGAAACCATTTGCTTGTGAAATTTGTGGGAAAGCCTTTTCTTATAAAAGTAGTCTAACGGACCATCAcagagtccacactggagaaaaaCCATTTGCTTGTGACAGTTGTGGAAAAGCCTTTTCTAACAAAAAAAGTCTAACTGATCATCAcagagtccacactggagagaaactatttgtttgtgacatttgtggaacaGATTTTTCAAGGAACACCAGCCTTATTCGTCACCTGACAggccacactggagagaaaccatttgcttgtgacatttgtgggaaAACCTTTTCTCATAAAAACATTCTAATGAACCATTAcagagtccacactggagagaaaccatttgcttgtgacatttgtggaaaagccttttctcacaaaaaCAGTCTAACTTACCATCAcagagtccacactggagagaaaccatttgtttgtgacatctGTGGGAAAGCATTTTCTCGAAAGGACTGTTTAAGTCTtcaccagagaatccactctgGAGGAAAATCATTGTGAGTGACATTTGTGAGAAGTTTGCCAGCCGTCAGAGATTCCACACTGGTGAGAAACCATTTTGTTTGTGATATTTGCTGGAAATGGCTCACAC
This region of Asterias amurensis chromosome 22, ASM3211899v1 genomic DNA includes:
- the LOC139953773 gene encoding uncharacterized protein isoform X1, whose amino-acid sequence is MADHKPVHTGEKPFACDICGTDFSSKTSLICHLRVHTGETPFVCDICGKAFSKKSNLSSHQRSHTGEKPFACDICGKSFSQKCSLTDHHRVHTGEKPIICDICGKAFSKKSNLSSHQRSHTGEKPFVCDVCGKAYSTKRGMKDHKRVHTGERPFVCGICGLDFSSKNTLIRHMRTHTGKKPFACEICGKAFSYKSSLTDHHRVHTGEKPFACDSCGKAFSNKKSLTDHHRVHTGEKLFVCDICGTDFSRNTSLIRHLTGHTGEKPFACDICGKTFSHKNILMNHYRVHTGEKPFACDICGKAFSHKNSLTYHHRVHTGEKPFVCDICGKAFSRKDCLSLHQRIHSGGKSL